A genome region from Thermoanaerobacterium xylanolyticum LX-11 includes the following:
- the radC gene encoding RadC family protein — MGEESRVTIKDLPEDDRPRERLIKYGPSVLSNAELMAIIIGTGNKDESAIMLSQRLLSEGHGLKYLLDTGVERLSEIKGIGLAKAAKIKAAIELGRRIALTGYSDGYIIKKPDDVISLLMDEMRYLNKEHFKVVLLNVKNKVIAVDTVSIGSLNTSIVHPREVFKAAIERSASSIIMVHNHPSGDPTPSREDVEVSDRIYKGGNLIGIKVLDHIIIGDGIGISLKEKGYYDFDK; from the coding sequence ATGGGAGAGGAATCTCGCGTAACGATTAAAGATTTGCCAGAAGATGACAGACCAAGAGAAAGACTTATAAAATACGGGCCATCTGTATTGTCAAACGCCGAACTAATGGCTATAATTATAGGGACAGGAAATAAAGATGAAAGTGCTATAATGCTGTCACAAAGGCTTTTAAGCGAAGGCCATGGGCTTAAATACCTATTAGACACAGGTGTTGAAAGGCTTTCGGAAATCAAAGGCATAGGGTTGGCAAAAGCAGCAAAAATTAAGGCTGCGATTGAGCTGGGTCGTAGAATAGCTCTTACAGGCTACAGTGATGGCTATATCATAAAAAAACCTGATGATGTGATAAGCTTGCTTATGGATGAAATGAGATACTTAAATAAAGAGCACTTTAAAGTGGTTTTGCTTAATGTAAAAAATAAGGTAATTGCTGTTGACACTGTTTCAATAGGGAGTTTAAATACTTCTATAGTTCATCCACGAGAGGTATTTAAAGCTGCTATCGAAAGGTCAGCGTCTTCCATAATAATGGTTCACAACCATCCCAGCGGTGATCCTACTCCCAGCAGAGAAGATGTAGAAGTATCAGATAGGATTTATAAAGGTGGCAATTTAATAGGAATAAAGGTATTAGATCATATTATCATTGGTGATGGAATAGGTATAAGTTTAAAAGAAAAAGGCTATTATGATTTTGATAAATAA
- a CDS encoding DUF4321 domain-containing protein, with translation MKRSKGIGTLCFLLLVGLLFGGFVGDFLAKYVHAFSYQQMIGMNSPISIDLNFIKVSFLLAFRFNLGTVIGLIIAIFSYYKVK, from the coding sequence ATGAAGAGAAGCAAGGGGATTGGTACGTTGTGCTTTTTGCTTTTAGTAGGTCTTCTTTTTGGCGGGTTTGTTGGAGACTTCCTTGCTAAGTACGTTCATGCTTTTTCGTACCAACAGATGATAGGAATGAACAGCCCAATAAGTATCGATCTAAATTTTATAAAAGTATCGTTCCTACTGGCTTTTAGGTTCAACTTGGGAACTGTAATAGGACTTATAATTGCTATATTTTCGTATTATAAGGTAAAATAA
- the minD gene encoding septum site-determining protein MinD produces the protein MSEVIVITSGKGGVGKTTTTANIGTYLSMKGFKTALVDTDIGLRNLDVVMGLENRIVYDLVDVVEGQCRLKQALIKDKRFDGLYLLPAAQTRDKTAVNPEQMRAITDELRQDFDYILIDCPAGIEQGFKNAIAGADRALVVTTPEVSAVRDADRIIGLLEASDVRDHMLIINRIKMDMVKRGDMMNIDDIMDILAIDLLGVIPDDENIVISTNKGEPIVVDEKSLAGQAYRNLTQRLIGEDVPIINLDTNYGLIDRLKSLFKISSSR, from the coding sequence ATGAGCGAAGTCATAGTAATAACATCTGGGAAAGGCGGAGTTGGAAAAACTACAACAACAGCTAATATTGGCACATATCTATCAATGAAAGGATTTAAAACAGCATTAGTAGATACAGATATAGGTCTTAGAAACCTTGATGTAGTTATGGGATTGGAAAACAGGATTGTGTACGACTTGGTTGACGTAGTAGAAGGCCAATGCCGCTTAAAACAAGCGCTTATAAAAGATAAAAGATTTGATGGGCTTTACTTATTGCCTGCGGCGCAGACAAGAGATAAGACAGCCGTAAATCCAGAGCAGATGCGCGCAATTACGGATGAGCTAAGACAAGATTTCGACTATATTTTAATTGATTGTCCTGCAGGTATTGAGCAAGGCTTTAAAAATGCAATAGCTGGTGCTGATAGAGCATTAGTGGTCACAACGCCAGAAGTATCAGCAGTAAGAGATGCTGACAGAATCATAGGCCTTTTAGAGGCCTCTGATGTAAGAGATCACATGCTTATCATAAACAGGATAAAGATGGACATGGTGAAAAGAGGCGACATGATGAACATTGATGACATCATGGATATATTGGCAATAGATTTATTAGGTGTTATTCCTGATGATGAAAATATAGTCATATCTACAAACAAGGGTGAACCTATAGTTGTAGATGAAAAATCGTTGGCTGGACAGGCTTACAGAAATCTGACGCAAAGGCTGATTGGAGAAGATGTTCCGATAATTAACTTAGACACAAATTATGGTTTAATCGACAGATTGAAGAGTTTATTTAAAATTTCATCCAGTAGGTAG
- the mreD gene encoding rod shape-determining protein MreD, whose product MRSIYKYLLIVFAIVLQATLMKYIAILGVKPDALLILVIAFSLLNGSGESITLSLFGGILVDVLFNNAIGFVTISLLIVAYLTGILSKNVFRESTFVAFVFVFLGTILYNLIMIFSMLLMKYDLNPSYLLNVVIVQSIYNSIITIFVYKYIIRFNSFVKSKKFFFKV is encoded by the coding sequence ATGAGGAGCATTTATAAGTACCTTTTGATTGTATTTGCAATAGTTCTTCAAGCTACGTTGATGAAGTACATTGCTATATTAGGCGTTAAACCTGACGCCTTATTAATTTTAGTTATTGCTTTTTCTCTTTTAAATGGTTCTGGTGAAAGCATTACTTTAAGCCTTTTTGGTGGAATTTTAGTAGATGTGCTTTTTAATAACGCTATCGGCTTTGTGACAATTTCGCTTCTTATTGTGGCGTATTTGACAGGTATACTTAGCAAAAATGTCTTTAGAGAAAGTACATTTGTAGCCTTTGTGTTTGTGTTTTTAGGAACGATCCTTTACAACCTTATCATGATTTTTTCCATGCTCCTCATGAAATATGATTTAAATCCATCGTATTTGTTAAATGTAGTAATAGTTCAATCAATTTACAATTCCATAATAACTATTTTTGTGTACAAGTATATAATACGATTTAATAGTTTTGTTAAATCGAAAAAATTTTTTTTTAAAGTTTAG
- the minC gene encoding septum site-determining protein MinC: MLNDYVKIHGSKDGLVIIATDVSDIDALKEKIINRIERSLTFFKGAQLTVKFRNLSVDEKSLDELKDFVLENYGVNVKFKKIQERHLKNVTGENDIFDGLEEGMTKFYNGTVRSGQVVKYYGNLVVLGDVNPGGIVQASGNIIIMGTLRGIAHAGMSGNLDSIIAASKINAMQLRISNIISRSPDNDIEALYPEIALVKKNKIIVKPLYLYGKI; encoded by the coding sequence ATGTTAAATGATTATGTAAAGATCCATGGTTCAAAAGATGGACTAGTGATAATAGCAACCGATGTTTCTGATATAGATGCCTTAAAAGAAAAGATAATAAATCGCATAGAGCGATCACTGACCTTTTTTAAAGGTGCACAGCTTACAGTAAAATTTCGAAATTTGAGCGTAGATGAAAAAAGCTTAGATGAATTAAAAGATTTTGTCTTAGAAAATTACGGTGTAAATGTAAAGTTTAAAAAGATTCAGGAAAGGCATCTAAAAAATGTTACAGGTGAAAATGACATATTTGATGGTTTGGAAGAAGGTATGACGAAATTTTACAATGGCACTGTAAGATCAGGTCAAGTTGTTAAGTATTACGGAAATTTAGTCGTATTAGGTGATGTGAACCCTGGTGGAATTGTACAAGCGTCAGGTAACATAATAATTATGGGGACTTTGAGAGGAATCGCACATGCAGGTATGTCTGGAAATCTTGATTCAATAATCGCAGCGTCTAAGATAAACGCGATGCAGCTTCGAATATCTAACATTATTTCACGTTCACCCGATAATGATATTGAGGCGTTATATCCAGAAATTGCTTTGGTTAAAAAAAATAAGATAATAGTCAAACCACTTTACTTGTATGGAAAAATATAG
- a CDS encoding Maf family protein, with protein sequence MEIVLASGSPRRSEILSSIGVNFSIIPSDVEEVTDEKEPEKIVMDLSWKKASFVAEKLSGDFLIIGADTVVFVDGVVLGKPKNKSDAFNMLKALSGRWHQVYTGVTVISLEQNKIVKEYEKTDVYIKSLSDEMIFNYIEKGEYIDKAGSYAIQGYGSLIVDKINGDYYNVVGLPISKLHDILSREFDVHLL encoded by the coding sequence ATGGAAATTGTACTTGCATCTGGATCACCCAGGAGAAGCGAAATACTATCAAGTATTGGTGTGAATTTTTCTATAATACCAAGTGACGTAGAAGAAGTGACGGATGAAAAAGAGCCAGAGAAGATTGTCATGGATTTATCATGGAAAAAAGCATCATTTGTCGCAGAAAAATTAAGTGGTGATTTTTTAATTATAGGAGCTGATACAGTAGTTTTTGTTGATGGAGTCGTCCTTGGCAAACCTAAAAACAAGAGTGATGCATTTAATATGTTAAAGGCGCTGTCAGGGCGATGGCACCAAGTCTATACTGGTGTTACAGTCATATCATTAGAACAAAATAAAATAGTTAAAGAATATGAAAAAACAGATGTGTACATTAAAAGTTTAAGCGATGAAATGATATTTAATTATATAGAAAAAGGCGAGTACATTGATAAAGCAGGTTCATATGCCATACAAGGATATGGTTCACTTATTGTTGATAAGATAAATGGCGACTACTACAATGTAGTAGGACTTCCTATATCGAAGTTGCATGATATCTTATCGAGAGAATTTGATGTGCATTTGCTTTAG
- the mreC gene encoding rod shape-determining protein MreC has protein sequence MPRFLKNKQFIFVIVIAVALISAMAYTYGGGRNVTPIESAIGGILSPVEKVFYSVGNSISNFFTSIKEIGTLRAKNAELEKEVIKLSKNDIMLQEYINENDRLRDMLNFKDSNANITTKPANIISKNPGNWFNTFNIDVGSDNGIKPKMAVLDEKGNLVGIITDVGNNWAKVLSIIDVDSSVSALDVRTRDNGIVRGDSNGNLNMIYIPIDSKIEKGDVITTSDMSMFPRGLIIGRVEKVEKDEGSLLKQAVIKPEADFERLEFVQVVTNMKTTGN, from the coding sequence GTGCCACGATTTCTCAAAAATAAACAATTTATATTTGTTATAGTTATAGCCGTGGCACTTATATCCGCCATGGCATATACTTATGGCGGTGGACGCAATGTAACGCCTATTGAATCAGCTATAGGCGGCATTTTATCACCTGTAGAAAAAGTGTTTTACTCAGTAGGTAACAGTATTTCCAACTTTTTTACTTCAATAAAAGAGATTGGAACACTTAGAGCAAAAAATGCTGAATTAGAAAAAGAAGTAATTAAATTAAGCAAAAATGACATCATGCTTCAGGAGTATATAAACGAAAATGACAGATTGAGGGACATGCTTAATTTCAAAGACAGCAATGCCAACATAACGACAAAACCTGCCAACATAATAAGCAAAAATCCGGGAAACTGGTTTAATACATTCAATATTGATGTTGGTTCAGACAATGGAATAAAGCCTAAAATGGCTGTTTTGGACGAGAAAGGCAACTTGGTTGGTATAATCACAGATGTTGGCAATAATTGGGCAAAAGTTCTATCTATAATTGATGTGGATAGTTCGGTGAGCGCTTTAGATGTAAGGACAAGAGACAATGGCATCGTCAGAGGAGATTCCAATGGAAATCTCAACATGATATATATACCAATTGACTCTAAAATAGAAAAAGGCGATGTTATAACCACATCTGATATGAGTATGTTTCCGAGAGGACTTATAATAGGCAGAGTAGAAAAAGTAGAAAAGGATGAGGGTTCACTTTTAAAGCAGGCTGTTATAAAGCCAGAGGCTGATTTCGAGAGATTGGAATTTGTACAAGTAGTGACAAACATGAAAACAACCGGGAATTGA
- the rodA gene encoding rod shape-determining protein RodA — protein MFNKKLWKNFDFALLITVLLICAFSAVVISSASHAVETGSYKNVIVQIVAVLFGLVFLFAITLFDYNQIARLSKVIYVLNILVLISVLFIGKVSNGAQSWIHVGPIDIQPSEFSKIALVLTLANLFNEMGEIKTFKDLVNPLIHVLIPFVIVMLQPDLGTALVFLAIFVGMLFISGVKPKVFAGLIAMGIAMMPVAYKILKPYQRNRLLSFINPNLDPMGSGYHVIQSKIAIGSGMFWGKGLYNGSQTQLYYLPEAWTDFIFSVVGEELGFIGATALILLYAYMLYRCFRIAVMAKDKYGYLIAVGIISMFTFHIFENIGMTVGIMPITGIPLPFMSYGGSSLVANMIAIGLLLNIGMRRRKINF, from the coding sequence ATGTTTAACAAGAAGTTGTGGAAAAATTTTGATTTTGCTTTGTTGATTACTGTTTTATTGATATGTGCGTTTAGCGCTGTAGTCATTTCCAGTGCGTCACATGCAGTTGAGACTGGTTCATACAAAAATGTGATTGTTCAGATTGTAGCTGTTTTATTTGGATTGGTATTTTTATTTGCCATAACGCTTTTTGATTACAATCAGATTGCCAGACTCTCAAAGGTAATCTATGTATTAAATATCTTAGTCCTCATTTCCGTTCTTTTTATCGGTAAAGTAAGTAACGGTGCTCAAAGCTGGATTCACGTAGGGCCCATTGATATTCAACCGTCAGAGTTTTCGAAAATAGCCCTTGTGTTGACATTAGCAAACTTATTTAATGAGATGGGTGAAATCAAGACTTTCAAAGATCTGGTAAATCCACTTATTCACGTTCTAATTCCCTTTGTGATTGTGATGTTGCAGCCGGATCTTGGTACTGCATTGGTTTTTTTAGCTATTTTTGTGGGTATGCTTTTTATTTCTGGTGTAAAACCAAAGGTATTTGCTGGGCTTATTGCGATGGGTATAGCTATGATGCCTGTAGCATACAAGATTTTAAAGCCTTACCAGAGAAACAGACTTCTATCGTTTATAAATCCAAATCTTGATCCGATGGGGTCAGGATACCATGTAATACAATCTAAGATAGCCATAGGCTCCGGTATGTTTTGGGGGAAAGGCCTTTACAACGGTAGTCAGACGCAGCTTTACTATCTACCAGAAGCTTGGACTGATTTCATTTTTTCGGTTGTAGGAGAAGAATTAGGCTTCATTGGTGCTACAGCTTTGATACTGTTGTACGCTTATATGCTTTATAGATGCTTTAGAATTGCGGTTATGGCAAAGGACAAGTACGGCTACTTGATAGCTGTAGGCATAATTTCTATGTTTACATTTCACATATTTGAAAACATCGGTATGACTGTAGGAATTATGCCAATTACAGGAAT
- a CDS encoding penicillin-binding protein 2: MNEGLKKRFNVLGWVIALMLITLIGRLVYLQLIKGDYYKEQSLGNAIRSIIITAPRGDIVDRNGVKLATNRPSYSVELLRSDAKGVNLNDVILKLLNILNKNGVKYKDDLPIFLDNNNNPYFNFQNPDESNVSQSVLKQRELQWKKNNNIPSNATASEAWQILTNKFKISKSLSPQDIRGIMAVQELMLEQGYTQYKPVEIATDANQQTVAEIEENHLDLPGVIIEVKPIRLYPFKTLLSQTLGYIGRMTAEEWKKYSQKGYQITDLVGHYGLESYLEKYLRGTDGKQQVEVDNYGRLIKKLDEVSPKPGDTVYLTIDEKLQQVAEESLQRTMENIRQTKRGPHGEYLPANIGAVVVTDINTGEILALASVPGYDPNIFASGNPPSSIVNELFKPRNATIDPSPIFNYATQGAAPPGSTFKMVTALAALESGVTTVNEKYVDTGIYAPTGQENWLYGEYGRTQGAVNVSEAIKYSTDTYFYEMGRRMGIDKIDEYAHMLGLDQKTGIELYETTGIISSKKFKRDYNLSILKSMVRSDANPNGKITQEQYDKIVSLIDKGNFSDYSTFLQLKKMGITDPKLQMTIWQLMDATKWTLVDTTNASIGQGSNQFTPIEIASYLSTLLNGGTRYRLHLVDKIVSPGGKVIEKEKPEVLDKINIPQQYLDAIKLGMKGATEEGGTASAAFANFPIPVGGKTGTAEVGSHGTKVMQNYAWFVGFAPYDKPQILVTALIYQGGSGAYTAQVGRDIMDAYFGFTNSNNNTASNTNVSNH; encoded by the coding sequence TTGAATGAAGGTTTGAAAAAACGGTTCAATGTATTGGGATGGGTAATAGCTTTGATGCTCATTACTCTTATAGGAAGATTGGTTTATCTGCAGCTTATAAAAGGTGACTACTATAAAGAGCAGTCATTAGGTAATGCGATAAGGTCCATAATCATTACCGCACCTCGAGGAGATATAGTAGATAGAAATGGAGTAAAGCTTGCTACAAATAGGCCCAGCTATTCTGTAGAGCTTCTAAGAAGCGATGCTAAAGGCGTCAATCTAAATGATGTCATTTTAAAATTGCTTAACATTCTCAATAAAAACGGTGTAAAGTATAAAGATGATTTACCTATATTTTTAGATAACAACAACAATCCTTATTTCAATTTTCAAAATCCCGATGAAAGCAATGTGTCGCAATCGGTCTTGAAACAGAGGGAATTGCAGTGGAAGAAAAATAACAATATTCCTTCAAATGCTACAGCCAGTGAAGCATGGCAGATATTGACAAATAAATTCAAAATATCAAAATCGCTGTCTCCACAGGATATTCGTGGAATAATGGCTGTTCAAGAGTTGATGTTAGAACAAGGATATACACAGTACAAACCTGTAGAGATAGCCACCGATGCTAATCAGCAGACAGTTGCAGAGATTGAGGAAAATCATTTAGATTTGCCTGGAGTCATAATAGAAGTCAAGCCAATAAGGCTATATCCATTTAAGACACTGTTGTCACAGACATTAGGATACATCGGCCGCATGACTGCTGAAGAATGGAAAAAGTACAGCCAAAAAGGTTATCAGATAACAGATCTTGTTGGGCATTATGGACTTGAAAGCTATTTGGAGAAGTATTTAAGGGGAACTGACGGTAAACAGCAAGTAGAGGTAGACAATTACGGCAGATTGATAAAAAAATTGGATGAGGTAAGTCCTAAACCCGGAGACACTGTGTACCTTACGATAGATGAAAAGTTGCAGCAGGTTGCTGAAGAATCATTGCAAAGGACCATGGAAAACATAAGGCAAACAAAAAGAGGTCCACATGGTGAATACTTGCCGGCAAATATCGGTGCAGTAGTCGTTACAGACATAAACACCGGTGAGATTTTAGCTCTTGCCAGTGTACCTGGTTACGATCCAAATATCTTTGCTTCAGGTAATCCGCCCAGCAGCATTGTAAATGAACTATTCAAGCCGAGGAATGCCACTATTGACCCAAGCCCTATATTTAATTATGCCACACAAGGTGCAGCACCTCCTGGTTCAACATTCAAAATGGTAACAGCGTTGGCAGCATTGGAATCTGGTGTAACGACTGTAAATGAAAAGTACGTTGATACGGGTATATATGCTCCTACCGGTCAAGAGAACTGGCTGTACGGCGAATACGGAAGGACGCAGGGTGCAGTAAATGTGTCAGAAGCAATAAAGTATTCCACAGATACGTATTTTTATGAGATGGGCCGCAGGATGGGAATAGATAAAATTGATGAGTATGCTCACATGTTGGGTTTAGACCAAAAGACAGGCATAGAGCTTTATGAGACGACTGGAATAATCTCCAGCAAGAAATTTAAAAGAGATTACAATTTATCAATTTTAAAGTCAATGGTTAGATCCGACGCAAATCCAAATGGCAAGATAACACAGGAACAGTATGATAAGATAGTAAGCTTAATTGACAAAGGCAATTTTAGCGATTACTCCACATTTTTGCAGCTTAAGAAGATGGGAATAACAGATCCTAAATTGCAGATGACCATATGGCAGTTGATGGATGCGACTAAGTGGACTTTGGTAGATACCACCAACGCATCCATAGGTCAAGGCAGCAATCAATTTACGCCTATAGAGATTGCAAGTTATTTGTCAACATTGTTAAACGGAGGAACAAGATACAGATTGCATTTGGTCGACAAAATAGTCTCTCCTGGTGGGAAGGTAATCGAAAAGGAAAAGCCAGAAGTATTAGACAAGATAAATATACCTCAACAATATTTAGATGCTATAAAGTTGGGAATGAAAGGTGCCACAGAAGAAGGCGGTACTGCCAGTGCAGCATTTGCTAATTTTCCAATACCTGTTGGTGGTAAGACTGGTACTGCTGAAGTAGGTTCCCATGGTACGAAAGTCATGCAGAACTACGCATGGTTTGTTGGCTTTGCACCATACGATAAGCCGCAGATTTTGGTAACAGCACTTATATATCAAGGGGGATCTGGCGCATATACAGCTCAGGTAGGTAGAGATATAATGGATGCTTATTTTGGCTTTACAAATTCAAATAATAATACAGCGTCAAATACAAATGTTAGTAATCATTAA
- the minE gene encoding cell division topological specificity factor MinE yields the protein MDLFKSFGGKSNSKNVAKERLQLLLVHDRADVSPKFLEMVKGEIMNVISNYVEIDEDGLNVEITKERKTDDTFVPALHANIPIKKMKKNLR from the coding sequence ATGGACTTATTCAAATCGTTTGGAGGAAAAAGTAACAGTAAAAACGTAGCAAAGGAAAGATTGCAGTTATTGCTTGTTCATGACAGAGCCGATGTTTCCCCAAAATTTTTAGAGATGGTAAAAGGCGAGATAATGAATGTAATATCAAATTATGTTGAGATAGATGAAGATGGCTTAAATGTTGAAATAACAAAAGAGAGAAAGACAGATGATACGTTTGTTCCAGCATTGCATGCAAATATTCCCATAAAAAAGATGAAAAAAAATTTAAGATAA
- a CDS encoding rod shape-determining protein, with translation MKGFSRDIGIDLGTATTLVYVQGKGIVLREPSVVAIKNDTHTVLAVGEEAKKMVGRTPGNIVAIRPMRDGVIADFDITKMMLDHFIGKVNPRKGLFRPRVIVGIPSGVTEVEKRAVIEASLQAGAKEAHTVEEPMAAAIGAGLPVEEPTGSMVVDIGGGTTDVAIISLGGIVTSKSLRVGGDEMDEAIINYIKREYNLMIGERTAEEVKIQIGSAFPKAKEESMDIRGRDLVSGLPKTLKITSTEILEALKDPVSSILDAIKLTLEKTPPELAADIMDRGIMLTGGGALLSGIDRLIRQETGMPIQIADQPLDCVALGTGKILEESSLFKRVLTPTSKLN, from the coding sequence ATGAAAGGATTTTCTAGGGATATAGGTATTGATCTTGGAACTGCAACAACACTTGTTTATGTTCAAGGTAAGGGGATTGTGTTAAGAGAGCCTTCTGTGGTGGCTATAAAAAATGACACACATACGGTTTTAGCCGTGGGTGAAGAAGCTAAAAAAATGGTTGGAAGAACACCTGGAAATATTGTCGCCATAAGGCCTATGAGAGATGGTGTAATCGCTGATTTTGACATAACAAAGATGATGTTGGATCATTTTATTGGCAAAGTAAATCCGAGAAAGGGATTATTTAGGCCGAGAGTGATAGTTGGAATTCCATCCGGCGTTACAGAAGTTGAAAAGAGGGCCGTAATAGAAGCATCACTGCAGGCAGGTGCAAAAGAAGCTCATACAGTGGAAGAACCGATGGCAGCAGCTATTGGTGCTGGTTTGCCTGTGGAAGAACCCACAGGAAGCATGGTTGTAGATATAGGTGGTGGCACTACTGATGTGGCTATAATATCTTTAGGTGGAATTGTCACAAGCAAGTCACTACGGGTTGGCGGAGATGAGATGGATGAGGCAATAATAAATTACATCAAAAGAGAATACAACTTGATGATAGGTGAGAGAACTGCAGAAGAAGTAAAAATTCAAATAGGATCAGCTTTTCCAAAGGCGAAGGAAGAATCGATGGACATAAGAGGAAGAGATTTGGTATCGGGGCTTCCAAAGACATTAAAAATTACATCGACAGAAATCTTAGAAGCATTAAAAGATCCAGTTTCCAGCATATTAGATGCTATCAAATTGACGCTTGAAAAGACTCCACCAGAGTTGGCAGCAGATATTATGGATAGAGGTATAATGCTTACAGGCGGTGGCGCTCTATTAAGCGGCATAGACAGGCTTATAAGGCAAGAGACAGGTATGCCGATTCAAATTGCCGATCAGCCATTGGATTGTGTAGCATTAGGAACAGGAAAGATCTTAGAAGAAAGTTCTCTGTTTAAAAGGGTCTTGACGCCTACCAGCAAGTTAAACTGA